The Zalophus californianus isolate mZalCal1 chromosome 8, mZalCal1.pri.v2, whole genome shotgun sequence genome has a segment encoding these proteins:
- the LOC113937623 gene encoding MRG/MORF4L-binding protein: MGEAEVGGGGAPGDKGPGEAATSPAEETVVWSPEVEVCLFHAMLGHKPVGVNRHFHMICIRDKFSQNIGRQVPSKVIWDHLSTMYDMQALHESEILPFPNPERNFVLPEEIIHEVREGKVVIEEEMKEEMKEDVDPHNGADDVFSSSGSLGKATEKSSKDKNPSDLGSKEGADKRKRSRVTDKVLTANSNPSSPSAAKRRRT, from the exons ATGGGGGAGGCCGAGGTGGGCGGTGGTGGCGCGCCGGGCGACAAGGGGCCGGGGGAGGCGGCCACCAGCCCAGCCGAGGAGACGGTGGTGTGGAGCCCCGAGGTGGAGGTGTGCCTCTTCCACGCCATGCTGGGTCACAAGCCCGTCG GTGTGAACCGACACTTCCACATGATCTGTATCCGGGACAAGTTCAGCCAGAACATTGGTCGGCAGGTCCCATCTAAGGTCATCTGGGACCATCTGAGCACCATGTATGACATGCAGGCGCTG CATGAATCTGAGATTCTTCCATTCCCAAACCCAGAGAGGAACTTTGTCCTTCCGGAAGAAATCATCCATGAAGTCCGAGAAG GAAAAGTGGTCAttgaagaggaaatgaaggaggaaatgaaggaagaTGTGGACCCCCACAACGGGGCAGACGATG TTTTTTCATCTTCAGGAAGCTTGGGGAAAGCAACAGAAAAGTCCAGCAAAGACAAGAACCCTTCGGACTTGGGGTCGAAGGAAGGGGCAGACAAGCGGAAGCGCAGCCGGGTCACCGACAAAGTCCTGACGGCAAACAGCAACCCCTCCAGTCCCAGCGCTGCCAAGCGGCGCCGAACGTAG
- the OGFR gene encoding opioid growth factor receptor — MDDPDGDSTWEEDEEEDGEGPSAGGGEDGEAGAPGDADADAEDEDADEEDARAARPEALQAGMLGSRNWRAMRDTRRYRHHYPDLIERDGNGDMPNLSFYRNEIRFLPNGCFIEDILQNWREDYDLLEENHSYIQWLFPLREPGVNWHAKPLTLQEVEAFKSSEEVRERFVQAYELMLGFYGIQLEDRDTGQVRRAHNYQKRFQNLNWHSHNNLRITRILKSLGELGLERYQAPLARFFLEETLVRGELPAVRQSALDYFVFTVRCPRQRRRLLRFAWEHFRPRRKFVWGPHDKLRRLRPSLPRDPGPADGEGSPGDPLRQAGASGQTCGPGRADSGDGVAAGPSPPPPGALAGDQEGEAGGRGEEGPEPPSPKESKKRKLEANRREQAPGEPGAQSASDVEKIALNLEGCALSHGSLGRGSQELGIQAPGEAKQPCPQPPGAKVAEEVRKRRKVDQGPWDGASVGGDGGDGGTEKPAPARHPAAPECPEAREGENGVEEAEGWAGLEQAAPGGSAAAGPPVDKEAEVGP; from the exons ATGGACGACCCGGACGGCGACTCGACCtgggaggaggacgaggaggaggacgGTGAGGGCCCGAGCGCCGGGGGCGGCGAGGATGGCGAGGCCGGCGCCCCGGGGGACGCGGACGCGGACGCGGAGGACGAGGACGCGGATGAGGAGGACGCGCGGGCGGCGCGGCCCGAAGCGCTCCAG gCCGGGATGCTGGGGTCCCGAAACTGGCGAGCCATGCGGGACACGCGCAGGTACCGGCACCACTACCCG GATTTGATAGAACGAGATGGTAACGGTGACATGCCAAACCTGAGTTTCTACAGAAATGAGATCCGTTTCCTGCCCAATG GCTGTTTCATTGAAGACATTCTTCAGAACTGGAGGGAGGACTATGACCTCCTGGAAGAGAATCACTCCTACATCCAGTG GCTCTTCCCGCTGCGCGAACCTGGAGTGAACTGGCACGCCAAGCCCCTCACGCTCCAGGAGGTTGAG GCATTTAAAAGCTCCGAGGAGGTCAGGGAGCGGTTTGTCCAGGCCTATGAGCTCATGCTGGGGTTCTACGGGATCCAGCTGGAGGACCGAGATACCGGGCAGGTGCGCCGAGCACACAACTACCAGAAGCGCTTCCAGAATCTCAACTG gcacAGCCACAACAACCTCCGCATCACGCGCATTCTCAAGTCCCTGGGCGAGCTGGGCCTGGAACGCTACCAGGCGCCGCTGGCGCGCTTCTTCCTGGAGGAGACGCTGGTGCGCGGGGAGCTGCCGGCCGTGCGGCAGAGCGCGCTGGACTACTTCGTGTTCACCGTGCGCTGCCCGCGCCAGCGGCGGCGGCTGCTGCGCTTCGCCTGGGAGCACTTCCGGCCGCGGCGCAAGTTCGTCTGGGGGCCCCACGACAAGCTGCGCCGGCTGCGCCCGTCCCTGCCCCGCGACCCCGGGCCGGCCGACGGCGAGGGGAGCCCCGGGGACCCCCTCCGCCAGGCCGGCGCCTCGGGACAGACCTGCGGGCCGGGGCGGGCCGACAGCGGGGACGGCGTGGCCGCGGGtccctcgccgccgccgccgggcgcTCTGGCGGGGGAccaggagggggaggcagggggccgTGGAGAGGAGGGCCCGGAGCCCCCGAGCCCCAAGGAGAGCAAGAAGAGGAAGTTGGAGGCCAACCGGCGGGAGCAGGCCCCAGGGGAGCCGGGCGCCCAGAGCGCCTCGGACGTGGAGAAGATTGCTCTGAACCTGGAGGGCTGCGCCCTCAGCCACGGCAGCCTCGGCCGGGGATCCCAGGAATTGGGCATCCAGGCCCCGGGGGAGGCCAagcagccctgcccccagcccccaggggccAAGGTGGCCGAAGaggtgaggaagagaaggaaggtggaCCAGGGCCCCTGGGACGGTGCCTCGGTGGGCGGCGATGGTGGGGACGGTGGGACCGAAAAGCCAGCCCCTGCCCGGCACCCTGCCGCGCCAGAGTGCCCCGAGGCTAGAGAGGGTGAGAATGgggtggaggaggcagaaggctgggcagggctggagcAGGCTGCCCCCGGGGGCTCAGCCGCCGCAGGACCACCGgtagataaggaagctgaggtaGGGCCTTAG